One region of Eupeodes corollae chromosome 1, idEupCoro1.1, whole genome shotgun sequence genomic DNA includes:
- the LOC129941827 gene encoding proteasome subunit alpha type-2: protein MASERYSFSLTTFSPSGKLVQIEYALAAVSAGTPSVGIMASNGVVLATENKPKSSLYEEHSVKRVEMVTDHIGMVYSGMGPDYRLLVKQARKIAQNYFLTYKEPIPVAQLVQRVATLMQEYTQTGGVRPFGVSLLICGWDSDRPYLFQCDPSGAYFAWKATAMGKNAVNGKTFMEKRYSEDLELDDAVHTVILTLKEGFEGKMTAENIEIGVCDKNGFKCLDTATIRDYLANIP, encoded by the exons ATGGCTTCTGAAAGATATAGCTTTTCGTTGACTACTTTCAG CCCGTCTGGTAAACTGGTACAGATCGAATATGCTTTGGCTGCAGTGTCAGCCGGCACACCTTCGGTAGGAATTATGG ctTCAAATGGTGTGGTATTGGCCACTGAAAATAAACCTAAGTCGTCACTCTATGAGGAACATAGCGTTAAACGTGTTGAAATGGTCACAGATCACATAGGTATGGTTTACTCTGGTATGGGACCCGATTATCGTCTGCTAGTAAAACAAGCACGTAAAATAGCTCAGAACTATTTTCTGACATACAAGGAGCCAATACCTGTAGCCCAGTTAGTGCAACGTGTAGCAACATTGATGCAGGAGTATACACAAACcgg tggTGTGCGTCCATTCGGTGTCTCACTCCTTATATGTGGATGGGACTCTGATCGTCCATATTTGTTTCAGTGTGATCCATCTGGAGCATATTTCGCATGGAAAGCAACAGCAATGGGTAAAAACGCAGTTAATGGAAAAACATTTAtggaaaaaag ATATAGCGAAGATTTGGAACTGGATGATGCCGTTCATACTGTTATTTTGACTCTCAAAGAAGGATTTGAAGGCAAGATGACCGCGGAAAACATTGAGATCGGTGTTTGTGACAAAAATGGTTTCAAATGCCTGGACACTGCTACTATTAGGGATTACTTGGCAAACATTCCATAG